One window of the Shewanella maritima genome contains the following:
- a CDS encoding flagella assembly protein FlgT produces MKHKLEQTKFPRFWQLADCSKLSVNFSLPSCSFTRTLAVPALAACIALLSNPAMAEQVEVTGKATIVNGNIEKAREDAISQALNYASLKAGVNFSSNQQIDQGKLTLDSFQIQRIGAANDVQLVSEIISDDKISVVLRMEVVEQQRAEQCVSQGLKATIMLPKALIKNKRDLAYGQLAYLQRDFSIQFGDALNAYSQYSVANVHADELLDHTNKLTNYRGNVLPSWLSEATDSHYVLQPEITDISVEDYETSLFGLVEHYPERYIKFKLNLYHGISGELVWSDSFESSSTWEFDKSQAVSTSSARFWQSSYGLKLNELFERSLIELDNQLNCRPLLGQIVARQGDRVVLNLGRNNGVKMGDKFQIVLQRNIPDRINTMRAVASKTRANVTIDQVTENTATAIISGIESANNIQINDIAIKI; encoded by the coding sequence ATGAAACATAAGCTTGAACAGACTAAATTTCCAAGGTTTTGGCAATTGGCTGACTGTAGTAAGTTGTCAGTAAACTTTTCGTTACCTAGCTGTTCGTTTACTCGCACTTTGGCTGTACCTGCACTGGCTGCTTGTATTGCTTTGCTGTCAAATCCAGCGATGGCTGAGCAGGTAGAGGTAACCGGTAAAGCAACCATTGTGAATGGTAATATTGAGAAAGCCCGCGAAGATGCAATTAGCCAAGCGCTAAATTATGCCAGTCTTAAAGCCGGGGTTAATTTTTCCAGTAATCAACAAATCGATCAAGGTAAGCTAACGCTGGACTCGTTTCAAATTCAGCGTATTGGCGCAGCTAATGATGTGCAATTGGTTAGCGAGATAATCAGTGATGACAAAATCTCAGTCGTGCTAAGAATGGAAGTGGTTGAGCAGCAAAGGGCTGAGCAATGCGTTAGTCAGGGTTTAAAGGCGACAATCATGTTGCCGAAAGCCTTAATTAAGAATAAACGCGATCTAGCCTACGGTCAGCTAGCATATTTACAGCGTGATTTTTCTATTCAATTTGGTGATGCGTTAAATGCCTATTCCCAGTACAGCGTTGCCAATGTGCATGCTGACGAGTTACTAGACCATACCAATAAGCTCACGAACTATCGCGGCAATGTGCTGCCGAGCTGGCTAAGTGAGGCGACCGATAGTCATTATGTATTGCAGCCTGAGATCACCGATATTTCCGTAGAGGATTATGAGACCTCATTATTTGGTTTGGTCGAGCATTATCCAGAGCGTTACATCAAATTTAAGCTTAATTTGTATCATGGCATTAGTGGTGAGCTTGTGTGGTCAGATTCTTTTGAAAGCTCGTCTACTTGGGAGTTTGACAAGAGCCAGGCTGTATCAACAAGCTCAGCGCGTTTTTGGCAATCCAGCTATGGTTTAAAGCTTAATGAGTTATTTGAGCGCAGTTTAATTGAGTTGGATAACCAACTTAATTGTCGACCTTTACTTGGGCAAATCGTTGCGCGTCAGGGTGATAGAGTTGTGTTGAACTTAGGTCGAAATAATGGCGTTAAAATGGGTGATAAATTCCAAATCGTTTTGCAGCGTAATATCCCCGATAGAATTAACACCATGCGCGCCGTGGCCAGTAAAACCCGCGCCAATGTGACTATTGATCAAGTGACAGAGAACACAGCGACTGCAATTATTTCTGGAATAGAAAGCGCTAATAACATCCAGATTAACGATATAGCGATCAAGATTTAA
- a CDS encoding LPP20 family lipoprotein has translation MRSLIIAALLLTLTACASPDKYVQWETEAPENFPTITAVGYAPLELQPSDNKSQKVLMAMQASKIAAYRELAEQVYGQRIDANSSVSDWVLNDDQVRASVSGIIRGAKIVKTYPSGEFYVTELSLDFEQVWHLYQQQNRPRKVKEVTYF, from the coding sequence ATGAGAAGCCTAATCATTGCAGCGTTGTTACTGACGTTAACCGCTTGCGCATCGCCTGATAAATATGTGCAGTGGGAAACTGAAGCGCCTGAAAACTTTCCAACAATTACTGCTGTAGGTTACGCGCCACTTGAGTTACAACCTAGTGACAACAAGTCGCAAAAAGTATTAATGGCAATGCAGGCGTCGAAAATTGCCGCCTACCGTGAGCTTGCCGAGCAAGTCTATGGTCAGCGTATTGACGCTAATAGCTCAGTGAGTGATTGGGTATTAAATGATGATCAGGTTCGCGCCAGTGTTAGTGGCATTATTCGAGGCGCTAAGATAGTGAAAACTTATCCTTCAGGGGAGTTTTATGTCACAGAGTTGTCCTTAGACTTTGAGCAGGTATGGCACTTATATCAGCAACAAAACCGCCCAAGAAAAGTCAAAGAAGTCACCTACTTCTAG
- a CDS encoding amidohydrolase, with translation MQNLILVFIILALTTFNAFGNTSADIVYTNANVRTMNEAKPLAKVLAIKGNKIVMVGTEDDAKSWIGANTQVIDLDGKTLLPGFISTHDHLIASQWTTSGVQLYDATGKQDALAKIKAYAKANPDHKVIKGVGWDKNMLEGLPIAADLDKAVPDRPAIILDNTIHDAWMNTAALKAANITKDTPDAVPGVTYWVRDSEGNPTGAAIEIQWFQSYIDIGAWDPDNMIPESAEYLLNLAASNGTTMVLVPGIVTPNIKDVHGGMEKDFETAMDILQDWAESDTLPLRVQAQPFFKTPKGDPQRFVNFGVRMNKKYNSDLLRSRSLKIHPEGNTVAGTAPFIDPYKNQPEHRGTFNVQPDTTMSIVTKAAKEGLDVFIHTDGDRSSRAAVDAIIEARKIDANNRSALHHAIWVHPDDQKRIIDNKIPVNSTPSFTNTFGGGKLDNERMIGYPVSKLL, from the coding sequence ATGCAGAACTTGATTCTAGTTTTTATTATTTTGGCCCTCACCACCTTTAATGCTTTTGGTAACACCAGTGCAGACATCGTCTACACAAATGCAAATGTTCGAACTATGAACGAGGCAAAACCATTAGCCAAAGTTTTGGCAATTAAGGGGAATAAAATTGTCATGGTAGGCACAGAAGATGACGCCAAAAGCTGGATAGGAGCAAACACTCAAGTAATTGACTTAGATGGTAAGACGCTATTGCCTGGTTTCATAAGCACACATGATCACCTAATAGCCTCACAGTGGACGACCTCAGGCGTTCAGCTTTACGACGCAACAGGAAAACAAGATGCTTTGGCTAAAATTAAGGCATACGCTAAAGCTAATCCGGATCATAAGGTGATCAAAGGCGTCGGTTGGGACAAAAACATGTTAGAAGGTCTACCCATCGCAGCGGATCTGGACAAAGCCGTCCCTGACCGACCTGCCATTATCCTAGATAACACGATTCATGATGCTTGGATGAACACAGCTGCGCTCAAAGCGGCAAATATAACCAAGGATACACCTGATGCCGTGCCGGGAGTGACATATTGGGTGCGCGATAGCGAAGGAAATCCAACAGGAGCCGCAATAGAAATTCAATGGTTTCAATCTTATATTGATATTGGGGCATGGGATCCTGACAACATGATCCCTGAGAGCGCTGAGTATCTATTAAACCTTGCTGCGAGCAACGGTACTACGATGGTTTTGGTCCCAGGCATCGTCACGCCTAACATCAAAGATGTTCATGGAGGAATGGAAAAGGACTTCGAGACGGCGATGGACATTCTTCAAGACTGGGCTGAATCTGACACACTCCCTTTAAGAGTCCAAGCTCAACCGTTCTTCAAAACACCTAAAGGCGATCCTCAACGATTTGTAAACTTTGGGGTAAGAATGAACAAAAAATACAACAGTGACTTGCTCCGTTCTCGTAGTTTGAAAATCCATCCTGAGGGAAATACAGTAGCTGGTACCGCACCTTTCATCGACCCTTATAAAAATCAACCAGAGCATAGAGGAACATTTAACGTGCAGCCTGACACAACAATGTCGATTGTAACCAAAGCTGCAAAAGAAGGGTTAGATGTATTTATTCATACCGACGGTGATCGATCCTCTCGCGCAGCCGTGGATGCGATAATAGAAGCAAGAAAGATAGACGCAAATAATCGTAGCGCACTGCACCATGCAATTTGGGTTCACCCTGACGACCAGAAGCGCATCATAGATAATAAGATACCCGTTAACTCAACTCCGAGTTTCACTAACACATTCGGCGGCGGCAAACTAGATAATGAAAGAATGATTGGCTACCCCGTATCGAAACTTCTCTAG
- a CDS encoding efflux RND transporter permease subunit: MIKAFLENGRLASLFIALLVVAGLGAISSLPRTEDPHITNRFASVITQYPGASAERVEALVTEVLENELRRLEELKLVQSTSRPGISVIQLELKDSVIDTEPVWSRARDLIGDSQHLLPVPAQNGILDDQVGYANTAILGLVWADDSPVRADILNRYAKELQSKLRVLNGTDFVKLYGSPQEEILVELDGHKISQLNLTPAAIAQILTNADSKISAGELNNQHFRALVEVSGEFDSQSRIRQVPLKVDQFGQIIRLGDVAKISRQPKTPASSIALVDSEQGILLAARMIDSNRVDKWQLQVEKVIADFEVNLPSNIQVQWLFDQQGYTSVRLGDLVINLLQGFVLIVGVLLLTLGLRNALIVALSLPLTALFTLACMKYTGLPIHQMSVTGLVVALGIMVDNAIVIVDAIAQKRRDGQSKLQAVQNTIHHLWLPLAGSTITTMLAFAPIVLMPGAAGEFVGGIAISVMFALLGSYIISHTVIAGLAGRFSQDKAPTAWYQQGMAFPRLSQAFTFSLHFALKRPILTAILVGVLPVSGFIAAGKMTEQFFPPSDRDMFQIEMYLASHVSIDNTLTQVKSIDAKLQAIEEILEVSWVVGGNTPSFYYNLTQRQQGATNYAQAMVKVTDFEAANRLILSLQSELDVEYPQAQVLVRKLEQGPPFNAPVELMIYGPSLDTLKLLGDEVRQILSQTPDVLHTRATLSPSTPKVWLQVNEDASLMSGLSLADIANQIQMATTGVTGGSILEKTESLPIRVRLGDENRDQTSSLDGLNLVSANGSGIPLSALADSQINVSRSAIPRRNGERVNTIEAYITSGVLPAKVLNAITDQINQLEIPAGYHIEIGGESAKRDEAVGNLLSNIVVVVTLLLTTVVLSFNSFRLTGIILLSAMQSAGLGLLAVYVFGYPFGFTVIIGLLGLMGLAINAAIVILAELETYPGARLGDFDGVVNIVNRCGRHIGSTTVTTIGGFLPLIIAGGGFWPPFAIAIAGGTLLTTMLSLIWVPTMYILFMKSSKHQPATLVESTSTS, from the coding sequence ATGATTAAAGCCTTTTTAGAAAATGGTCGTCTGGCAAGTCTGTTTATTGCCTTGCTGGTTGTTGCTGGACTTGGCGCGATATCCAGTTTGCCGCGCACCGAAGATCCACACATTACTAACCGCTTTGCCTCAGTCATTACCCAGTACCCTGGCGCATCAGCAGAGCGTGTTGAAGCATTAGTCACTGAAGTTTTAGAAAATGAGCTTAGGCGACTAGAAGAGCTAAAACTGGTTCAGTCTACCTCTCGCCCAGGCATTTCGGTGATTCAATTAGAGTTAAAAGACTCGGTAATTGACACTGAACCAGTCTGGTCAAGAGCAAGAGATTTAATCGGCGATTCACAACATCTACTGCCAGTGCCTGCGCAAAACGGGATTCTGGACGATCAGGTTGGTTACGCAAACACAGCTATATTAGGCCTGGTATGGGCAGATGACTCACCAGTACGCGCCGATATTCTTAACCGCTACGCCAAAGAGCTGCAAAGTAAACTGCGAGTGCTCAATGGCACAGATTTCGTCAAGCTCTATGGCTCGCCGCAAGAAGAAATACTGGTCGAGCTAGACGGTCATAAGATTAGCCAGTTAAACCTAACCCCTGCAGCCATCGCGCAAATTCTGACTAATGCAGACAGTAAAATCTCTGCGGGCGAGCTCAACAACCAACACTTTCGCGCACTCGTTGAAGTGTCGGGTGAGTTTGATTCACAAAGCCGTATTCGCCAAGTACCACTTAAAGTTGATCAATTCGGGCAAATCATTCGCCTTGGCGATGTGGCTAAAATAAGTCGTCAGCCGAAAACCCCAGCTAGTAGCATTGCACTGGTTGATTCAGAGCAAGGTATCTTGCTTGCCGCGCGAATGATTGATAGCAACCGCGTCGATAAATGGCAGTTACAAGTTGAAAAGGTCATCGCAGACTTTGAAGTCAATTTACCTAGTAATATTCAGGTGCAGTGGCTATTTGACCAACAAGGTTACACCAGCGTGCGCCTTGGCGATTTGGTCATTAACCTGTTGCAAGGCTTTGTGTTAATTGTCGGTGTGCTGCTACTGACATTAGGTTTACGCAATGCATTGATTGTGGCGCTATCGCTGCCGCTGACCGCATTATTTACCCTAGCCTGCATGAAATATACAGGCCTGCCCATTCATCAAATGTCGGTTACCGGTCTGGTTGTTGCGTTGGGGATCATGGTTGATAACGCCATCGTGATTGTTGATGCCATTGCGCAAAAGCGCCGCGACGGACAAAGTAAACTACAAGCGGTGCAAAACACCATTCACCACCTGTGGTTACCACTAGCAGGCTCAACCATTACCACCATGCTAGCATTTGCGCCAATCGTACTCATGCCAGGTGCAGCTGGCGAGTTTGTTGGCGGCATTGCTATTTCGGTCATGTTTGCCCTGCTTGGCTCTTACATCATCTCTCACACTGTGATTGCTGGACTTGCTGGACGCTTTTCACAAGATAAAGCGCCGACAGCCTGGTATCAGCAAGGCATGGCATTTCCGCGTCTTAGCCAAGCATTTACCTTTAGTTTGCACTTTGCGCTTAAACGCCCAATATTGACCGCCATCTTAGTGGGTGTGTTACCGGTAAGCGGCTTTATTGCGGCTGGGAAAATGACCGAGCAGTTCTTCCCGCCATCAGACAGAGACATGTTCCAAATAGAGATGTATTTGGCATCTCACGTGAGCATCGACAATACCCTAACCCAGGTAAAATCAATTGATGCCAAGCTGCAGGCCATTGAAGAAATACTTGAGGTAAGCTGGGTTGTTGGTGGTAATACGCCATCCTTTTACTACAACCTCACTCAACGTCAGCAAGGCGCGACTAACTATGCACAAGCCATGGTAAAAGTGACTGATTTTGAAGCGGCAAATAGGCTAATTTTATCGCTGCAATCCGAGTTAGATGTTGAATACCCACAAGCACAAGTACTGGTACGCAAGCTAGAGCAAGGCCCGCCATTCAACGCGCCGGTAGAGTTGATGATTTACGGTCCATCACTCGACACGCTTAAACTACTTGGCGATGAAGTAAGGCAAATTTTGTCGCAAACACCCGATGTGCTGCATACTCGCGCAACCCTGAGCCCAAGCACGCCAAAGGTATGGCTACAAGTGAATGAAGATGCCAGCTTAATGAGTGGCTTAAGCCTTGCTGATATAGCGAATCAAATTCAAATGGCAACAACTGGTGTTACTGGCGGCAGCATATTAGAGAAAACCGAATCACTGCCAATTCGCGTTAGACTTGGCGATGAAAATCGTGACCAAACCAGTAGTCTTGATGGTTTGAATTTAGTGTCAGCTAACGGTTCAGGAATTCCGCTATCGGCTTTAGCTGACAGTCAAATCAATGTTAGTCGCAGCGCTATTCCAAGGCGCAACGGAGAGCGGGTAAATACCATCGAGGCGTATATCACCAGTGGTGTGCTGCCAGCTAAAGTACTTAATGCCATTACCGATCAAATTAATCAGCTAGAAATTCCTGCTGGCTATCACATCGAAATCGGCGGCGAGAGCGCTAAGCGTGATGAAGCGGTTGGTAATCTACTGTCAAACATTGTTGTAGTGGTCACCCTGCTACTTACAACTGTGGTGCTATCGTTCAACTCATTTCGCTTAACCGGCATCATTTTGCTCAGCGCTATGCAATCTGCAGGGTTGGGTTTGCTGGCTGTTTACGTATTTGGTTACCCATTTGGCTTTACCGTCATCATTGGTCTGCTTGGCCTAATGGGTTTGGCCATTAACGCGGCAATTGTGATTTTAGCTGAGCTAGAAACTTACCCTGGTGCGCGCCTTGGCGACTTTGACGGCGTGGTCAATATCGTCAACCGTTGTGGGCGTCATATTGGCTCAACAACAGTGACCACCATAGGCGGTTTTTTACCGTTAATCATTGCTGGTGGTGGGTTCTGGCCACCGTTTGCCATTGCCATTGCTGGAGGCACTTTGTTAACCACTATGTTGTCACTCATCTGGGTGCCAACCATGTACATCTTGTTCATGAAATCCAGCAAGCATCAGCCTGCAACTTTGGTGGAAAGCACAAGTACCAGTTAA
- a CDS encoding flagella synthesis protein FlgN encodes MTEIANLLSLQHATLTSLRTIISAEKEALIAQDADQLLKLAQQKQQCLTSLQEQDKTLATHPDKQMLVDEQVLAQRVTDAKALLDECKQLNSENAQLIELSMASLNRFSQALHASRNSSSMTYTDKGKTSTISTLGSNFKA; translated from the coding sequence ATGACAGAAATTGCTAATTTGCTTTCCCTACAGCACGCTACCCTGACGTCGCTGCGAACTATTATATCCGCAGAAAAAGAAGCGCTTATCGCTCAAGATGCGGACCAACTGCTAAAGCTCGCACAGCAAAAGCAGCAATGCCTTACTTCTCTGCAAGAACAAGACAAAACTCTAGCCACTCACCCAGATAAGCAAATGTTGGTCGATGAGCAAGTACTCGCTCAGCGAGTCACAGATGCAAAGGCTTTGCTAGATGAATGCAAACAGCTAAACAGCGAAAATGCTCAACTCATTGAACTGAGCATGGCAAGTCTCAATCGTTTCTCCCAAGCCCTACATGCCAGCCGTAATTCATCAAGCATGACATATACCGACAAAGGTAAAACCTCTACGATTTCGACCTTAGGCAGTAACTTTAAGGCTTAA
- a CDS encoding amidohydrolase family protein: MGISADVPSTSPTMQAPLFVVDGATTGLDISDPKNTEVFPPNWEPMTIHQAMRAITIDAAWMLNMEDKIGSLEVGKYADFVVLESDPYEAKPGTAHQISLLMTVMDGRVTHKVQ, from the coding sequence GTGGGTATTTCTGCCGATGTGCCAAGCACCTCTCCAACTATGCAAGCACCTTTGTTCGTTGTAGATGGCGCTACTACCGGTTTAGATATCTCTGATCCTAAAAATACAGAAGTTTTTCCACCTAACTGGGAACCTATGACCATTCATCAAGCGATGCGAGCCATCACTATCGATGCTGCTTGGATGCTAAACATGGAAGATAAAATTGGTAGTTTAGAAGTAGGCAAATATGCCGATTTCGTAGTATTAGAATCAGACCCGTATGAGGCTAAACCTGGCACAGCGCATCAAATTTCGCTGTTAATGACAGTTATGGATGGCCGAGTAACACATAAGGTTCAGTAG
- a CDS encoding DUF6268 family outer membrane beta-barrel protein — translation MTVSNNAKFVSGSILALALSSSIGSAQAAYSYSPFKFNVARTSAPNAQVGDQGNEFKRDVWMIGLAATMPLNRQWSIGANLGYDNLDYGWKINQGNQLVSNEVPWNSINRYSVGLSVNYRPNEQWMFMLAPKLQYAYANTASSSNAESYGVVGMGMYRFESGNMLGMGVAYLNDISKVRTIPYLAVKWQINDNWVLTNPFQAGFSGPAGLELRYKLNDDWDFGFGSSRRTERFLVEDDDVSIEIEEWVSFLRAGWQASKSVHVNMYGGYYFSGEMEQSQTEFSQEIENQFAGAVSFEVKF, via the coding sequence ATGACTGTATCAAATAACGCTAAGTTTGTTTCCGGTAGTATTCTTGCTTTAGCTCTTTCCAGTTCCATTGGGAGCGCCCAAGCCGCCTATAGTTATTCGCCTTTTAAATTTAACGTCGCTCGTACCTCTGCGCCCAATGCTCAAGTTGGCGATCAAGGTAATGAGTTTAAGCGTGATGTTTGGATGATAGGTCTCGCTGCCACTATGCCGTTAAACAGGCAGTGGTCGATAGGCGCGAATCTGGGGTACGACAACCTCGATTATGGATGGAAAATTAATCAAGGTAACCAACTCGTTAGTAACGAAGTGCCTTGGAATTCAATCAACCGTTACAGTGTTGGCTTGTCGGTCAATTATCGACCAAACGAGCAGTGGATGTTTATGCTTGCTCCAAAGCTGCAATACGCTTATGCCAATACCGCATCATCGTCTAACGCCGAGAGTTATGGTGTTGTGGGGATGGGTATGTACCGCTTTGAGTCGGGAAATATGTTAGGAATGGGTGTTGCGTACCTAAACGATATTTCCAAAGTACGCACTATTCCTTATCTGGCGGTGAAATGGCAGATAAATGACAACTGGGTTCTGACTAACCCATTTCAAGCTGGATTTAGTGGACCTGCTGGTCTAGAGCTTAGATACAAACTAAACGATGACTGGGACTTTGGATTTGGTTCATCACGTCGCACCGAGCGCTTCCTTGTGGAAGATGATGATGTCAGCATTGAAATTGAAGAATGGGTGAGCTTTTTACGTGCAGGTTGGCAGGCGAGCAAAAGTGTTCATGTCAACATGTATGGCGGCTATTACTTCTCTGGTGAAATGGAGCAGAGCCAAACAGAGTTTTCTCAAGAGATAGAAAACCAATTTGCCGGTGCAGTGTCGTTTGAAGTGAAGTTTTAG
- a CDS encoding FlgO family outer membrane protein: protein MKLQHYLSVVALALLGSSACSSTQVPTAERLSFSNDLQVVDGQISAESPQVTYDVMASGIAPKGQVNTWAETLANELVLQNDGLRSDQPLVVATPVMTADYSQTNPLAAQLQQGLMTAFHAHEFNVVDLNVANAIRVTDKGEFLLSRNWEMLPSDLPVAHVLVSTMSLTNEGVVFNGRIVDITNNRVVSSVQSFVDGASLSGYLQAPSTIENRNGLLYRHANAADGRYSVIGDNQ, encoded by the coding sequence ATGAAATTGCAGCATTACTTGTCAGTTGTTGCACTTGCACTACTTGGCAGCAGCGCATGTAGCTCAACGCAAGTTCCCACTGCTGAGCGCTTATCGTTTAGTAATGACTTGCAGGTAGTTGATGGGCAGATATCAGCAGAGTCGCCGCAAGTAACCTATGATGTCATGGCATCAGGCATTGCACCTAAAGGCCAGGTAAATACTTGGGCAGAGACGTTAGCCAATGAACTCGTGCTGCAAAACGATGGCTTGAGAAGCGACCAACCATTGGTAGTGGCAACCCCGGTGATGACTGCCGATTATAGTCAGACCAACCCACTTGCAGCCCAGTTGCAGCAAGGTTTAATGACAGCATTCCATGCTCATGAATTTAATGTTGTCGACCTCAATGTAGCCAACGCTATTCGCGTTACTGATAAAGGCGAGTTTTTACTGTCACGTAACTGGGAAATGCTGCCAAGCGACCTACCTGTTGCCCATGTGCTGGTTTCAACCATGTCACTGACTAATGAAGGCGTAGTGTTTAACGGCCGCATCGTCGATATTACCAATAACCGCGTGGTATCTTCTGTTCAGTCGTTTGTTGACGGTGCAAGCCTGTCAGGTTACCTGCAAGCACCATCAACTATCGAAAATCGTAACGGCTTGTTATATCGCCACGCCAATGCTGCCGATGGGCGCTATTCAGTTATAGGAGACAACCAATGA
- a CDS encoding TetR/AcrR family transcriptional regulator, producing the protein MQKHIPNNPIKLTRSEQKRQQILTSAIELFCNQGFVHTSMDEVAKLAGVSKQTVYSHFGSKDILFASAIESKCVVHQLTGDLLEDPIQPELALKTFAKHFGEMIISEEALTVYKACVSQADTHPDTSKLYYEAGPLHVFELLETYFAKVNELGRYHFDKPRDCAVRFCLMLFGEQRVALELGLNFEEDMLLRQQYLQDCADMFLRAYRADSR; encoded by the coding sequence ATGCAAAAACACATACCAAACAACCCGATAAAACTGACTCGAAGTGAGCAAAAACGGCAGCAGATTTTAACTTCTGCGATTGAGTTATTTTGTAACCAGGGTTTTGTGCACACCAGTATGGACGAAGTCGCTAAGCTTGCAGGTGTATCTAAACAAACGGTTTACTCTCACTTTGGCTCCAAAGATATTTTGTTCGCTTCGGCCATTGAGTCTAAATGTGTGGTGCATCAACTCACCGGAGATTTGCTGGAAGACCCTATTCAGCCAGAGTTAGCACTCAAAACCTTTGCGAAGCACTTTGGCGAGATGATTATTTCTGAAGAGGCGCTGACCGTTTATAAGGCTTGTGTGTCTCAGGCGGATACTCACCCAGATACTTCAAAGCTCTACTATGAAGCTGGGCCTTTGCATGTTTTTGAATTGCTTGAAACCTACTTTGCTAAGGTAAATGAGCTAGGTCGTTATCATTTCGACAAGCCAAGGGATTGTGCCGTGCGGTTTTGTCTGATGTTATTTGGTGAGCAGCGAGTCGCACTAGAGTTAGGGTTAAACTTTGAGGAAGACATGTTGCTGCGCCAGCAATACTTGCAAGACTGTGCTGATATGTTCTTACGCGCTTACCGAGCCGATAGCCGTTAA
- a CDS encoding efflux RND transporter periplasmic adaptor subunit, with protein sequence MTYLANCRRTMHGINQRVIKASTSVVVIAALSAGTLSGCSEQEAVQTQARLQPVTTLALTKSDSFEQHQTYTGVIRSANTTGIGFELGGKLDSLLVDSGDSVAQGQILAKLDTSLLLAEQKQLKATLKQTQSDLDLAINNLDRVVKLSKQNYASEQQLDESEQRVQSLKASKQSLEANLDSTSLRIEKSTLVAPFSGIISKRQQNLGEVVNAGTPVFTLIGQHNQLAYIGVPVDVAQTLRTNQQVDVTVGKHDMVGLIAGISGEVDTVTRTVQLRIALDPKETIINGEIAYLDYQQTMATQGYWVPISALTDGVRGLWNVFVVKQGEQGQTVTERRDVEIIYTDDTKAFIKGAIDANELLVVEGLHKLVAGQQVSPTPAEAL encoded by the coding sequence ATGACTTATCTAGCCAACTGCCGCCGCACTATGCATGGCATCAACCAGCGTGTAATTAAGGCATCAACCTCGGTTGTCGTCATCGCAGCGCTCAGCGCCGGTACATTAAGCGGTTGCAGTGAACAAGAGGCGGTGCAAACTCAAGCAAGATTGCAACCTGTCACCACCTTAGCGCTAACTAAGTCAGACTCATTTGAGCAACATCAAACCTACACTGGTGTAATCCGCTCTGCTAACACCACAGGCATTGGTTTTGAGCTAGGTGGGAAACTCGATTCCCTGCTTGTCGACAGTGGTGATAGCGTCGCCCAAGGCCAGATATTGGCAAAGCTCGACACCAGTCTGCTACTTGCTGAGCAAAAGCAGCTTAAAGCCACCCTAAAACAAACCCAGTCGGATCTTGATTTGGCCATCAACAACCTTGATCGCGTAGTCAAGCTAAGCAAACAAAACTATGCCTCAGAGCAACAACTTGACGAGAGTGAGCAGCGCGTTCAAAGCCTCAAAGCAAGTAAACAGAGCCTTGAAGCCAACTTAGATTCCACCAGCTTGCGCATTGAAAAATCAACCCTAGTAGCCCCCTTCTCAGGCATTATCAGCAAGCGTCAGCAAAATTTAGGCGAAGTGGTCAATGCTGGCACGCCAGTATTTACTCTCATTGGTCAGCATAATCAGCTGGCCTACATAGGTGTGCCTGTTGATGTGGCGCAAACCCTACGAACTAATCAGCAAGTCGACGTCACCGTTGGCAAACACGATATGGTTGGGCTGATTGCTGGTATTAGCGGCGAAGTCGATACCGTTACTCGCACAGTACAATTACGTATCGCGCTCGATCCTAAAGAAACCATCATTAATGGTGAAATTGCCTATCTTGATTACCAGCAAACTATGGCAACCCAAGGTTACTGGGTGCCAATTTCAGCATTAACTGATGGCGTGCGCGGCTTATGGAATGTGTTTGTGGTTAAGCAAGGTGAGCAAGGTCAAACCGTTACCGAGCGCCGCGATGTTGAGATTATTTATACCGATGACACCAAAGCATTTATTAAAGGCGCAATTGATGCCAACGAACTGCTAGTGGTTGAAGGCTTACACAAACTAGTCGCGGGTCAGCAGGTTAGCCCAACACCTGCGGAGGCATTATGA